The following proteins are encoded in a genomic region of Glycine soja cultivar W05 chromosome 17, ASM419377v2, whole genome shotgun sequence:
- the LOC114393123 gene encoding 4-coumarate--CoA ligase 2-like: protein MEEQQAHHDFIFHSKLPDIYIPSHLPLHTYIFQNLSQFKHRPCLINGTTGETFSYHAIQLTARRVASGLNKLGIQKGDVILLLLQNCPQFVLAFLGASYRGATVTTANPFYTPAEVAKQATASNSKLIITQASYVDKVKDFARENDVKVICVDSAPEGYLPFSELTEADEGDIPAVKISQDDVVALPYSSGTTGLPKGVMLTHKGLVTSVAQQVDGENPNLYFRSSDVVLCLLPLFHIYALNSVLLCSLRVGASVLIVPKFEIITLLELIQKHKVSIAPFVPPIVLTVAKSPDLERYDLSSIRMIMSGAAPMGKELEDSLRAKLPNAILGQGYGMTEAGPVLSMCLAFAKEPMQVKSGACGTVVRNAEMKIVDPRTGASLHRNQAGEICIRGNQIMKGYLNDQEATQRTIDKEGWLHTGDIGYIDDDDELFVVDRLKDLIKYKGFQVAPAELEAILIAHPSISDAAVVSMKDEVAGEVPIAFLVRSNGSKVTEDEIMRYISKQVVFYKRISRVFFVGSIPKAPSGKILRKDLRARY, encoded by the exons ATGGAAGAGCAACAAGCTCACCACGACTTCATTTTCCATTCCAAACTCCCCGACATTTACATCCCATCGCACCTCCCTCTCCACACCTACATTTTCCAAAACCTTTCCCAATTCAAACACCGTCCCTGCCTCATCAACGGGACCACCGGCGAGACCTTCTCCTACCACGCCATCCAACTCACCGCCCGCAGAGTCGCCTCCGGTCTCAACAAACTCGGCATCCAAAAAGGCGACGtcatcctcctcctcctccagaACTGCCCCCAATTCGTCCTCGCATTCCTCGGCGCCTCCTACCGCGGTGCCACTGTCACCACCGCCAATCCCTTCTACACTCCGGCGGAGGTAGCGAAACAAGCCACAGCGTCCaactccaaactcatcataacGCAAGCATCTTACGTGGATAAAGTCAAGGATTTCGCGAGAGAAAACGACGTCAAAGTGATATGCGTTGACTCGGCGCCGGAAGGATACCTTCCCTTCTCGGAGTTAACGGAGGCCGACGAGGGAGACATTCCCGCCGTTAAAATATCTCAAGATGACGTGGTTGCGCTGCCGTACTCGTCTGGCACGACGGGGCTTCCGAAGGGAGTGATGCTAACGCACAAGGGACTCGTTACGAGCGTGGCTCAACAGGTTGACGGAGAGAACCCTAATTTGTATTTTCGGAGCAGCGATGTGGTTTTGTGCTTGCTTCCACTTTTCCACATTTATGCTCTCAACTCTGTTTTGCTGTGTTCCCTTCGAGTAGGGGCTTCCGTTTTGATCGTGCCGAAATTTGAGATCATTACGTTGCTGGAGTTGATCCAGAAACACAAGGTGAGCATCGCGCCGTTTGTGCCGCCCATCGTATTGACCGTTGCAAAGAGTCCCGATTTGGAGCGATACGACTTGTCGTCGATTCGAATGATTATGTCGGGTGCGGCACCTATGGGCAAAGAACTTGAGGATTCTCTCAGGGCCAAACTTCCCAACGCCATACTCGGACAg GGTTACGGGATGACAGAGGCAGGGCCAGTGCTATCAATGTGCTTAGCGTTTGCGAAGGAGCCAATgcaggtgaaatcaggtgcctGCGGGACTGTCGTAAGAAATGCGGAGATGAAGATCGTTGACCCTCGAACTGGTGCTTCGCTTCATAGAAATCAAGCTGGTGAGATTTGCATCAGAGGCAACCAGATCATGAAAG GTTACCTAAATGATCAAGAGGCCACACAAAGAACTATAGACAAGGAAGGATGGTTGCATACCGGCGATATTGGATACATTGACGATGATGATGAGCTTTTCGTAGTTGATCGGTTAAAGGATCTTATCAAATACAAAGGATTTCAAGTGGCTCCAGCTGAGCTCGAAGCCATTTTAATTGCTCACCCAAGCATTTCTGATGCTGCTGTTGTGTC CATGAAGGATGAAGTTGCGGGAGAGGTTCCTATTGCATTTCTTGTACGATCAAATGGTTCTAAGGTCACCGAGGATGAAATCATGCGATACATCTCAAAGCAG GTtgtgttttacaaaagaatcaGTAGGGTTTTCTTTGTGGGCTCAATTCCAAAGGCCCCCTCTGGAAAGATCTTGCGGAAAGACCTTAGGGCAAGGTATTGA
- the LOC114393048 gene encoding 4-coumarate--CoA ligase 1-like has translation MLAPPSSKVANSPPTPTKMAPSPQEIIFRSPLPDIPIPTHLPLYSYCFQNLSKFHDRPCLIDGDTGETLTYADVDLAARRIASGLHKIGIRQGDVIMLVLRNCPQFALAFLGATHRGAVVTTANPFYTPAELAKQATATKTRLVITQSAYVEKIKSFADSSSDVMVMCIDDDFSYENDGVLHFSTLSNADETEAPAVKINPDELVALPFSSGTSGLPKGVMLSHKNLVTTIAQLVDGENPHQYTHSEDVLLCVLPMFHIYALNSILLCGIRSGAAVLILQKFEITTLLELIEKYKVTVASFVPPIVLALVKSGETHRYDLSSIRAVVTGAAPLGGELQEAVKARLPHATFGQGYGMTEAGPLAISMAFAKVPSKIKPGACGTVVRNAEMKIVDTETGDSLPRNKHGEICIRGTKVMKGYLNDPEATERTVDKEGWLHTGDIGFIDDDDELFIVDRLKELIKYKGFQVAPAELEALLIAHPNISDAAVVGMKDEAAGEIPVAFVVRSNGSEIAEDEIKKYISQQVVFYKRIGRVFFTDSIPKAPSGKILRKVLTARLNEGLVVAN, from the exons ATGCTAGCACCACCTTCAAGCAAAGTCGCAAATTCTCCTCCTACACCAACAAAAATGGCACCTTCTCCACAAGAAATCATCTTCCGATCCCCACTCCCCGATATTCCCATCCCCACACATCTCCCATTGTACTCTTACTGCTTCCAAAACTTGTCAAAGTTCCATGACCGTCCATGCCTCATCGACGGCGACACCGGCGAGACCCTCACCTACGCCGACGTCGACCTCGCTGCTCGCCGCATCGCCTCCGGCCTCCACAAAATCGGCATCCGCCAGGGTGACGTCATCATGCTCGTCCTACGCAACTGCCCGCAGTTCGCCCTCGCCTTCCTCGGCGCCACCCACCGTGGCGCCGTCGTCACCACAGCCAACCCCTTCTACACGCCGGCGGAGCTTGCGAAGCAAGCGACGGCCACGAAAACCAGGCTCGTCATAACGCAATCCGCGTACGTTGAGAAAATCAAGAGTTTCGCGGACAGCAGCAGCGATGTCATGGTGATGTGCATTGATGATGATTTTTCTTATGAAAACGACGGCGTTTTGCATTTCTCAACGCTCAGTAACGCCGACGAAACGGAAGCCCCTGCCGTTAAGATTAACCCTGACGAGCTCGTTGCGCTTCCGTTTTCTTCTGGCACGTCTGGGCTCCCCAAGGGCGTTATGTTATCGCATAAAAACTTGGTCACCACGATAGCGCAGTTAGTTGACGGCGAAAACCCGCACCAATACACTCACAGCGAGGATGTGCTACTCTGTGTGTTGCCTATGTTTCATATCTATGCGCTCAATTCCATTTTGCTCTGCGGGATTCGTTCCGGTGCGGCCGTGCTTATTTTGCAGAAGTTTGAGATCACTACTCTGTTGGAGCTCATCGAGAAGTACAAGGTGACGGTTGCGTCGTTTGTGCCGCCCATCGTTTTGGCGTTGGTTAAGAGCGGAGAGACTCATCGCTACGACCTGTCGTCTATTCGCGCTGTGGTCACCGGCGCGGCACCCTTAGGAGGGGAACTTCAAGAAGCCGTTAAGGCTAGGCTACCACACGCTACTTTTGGACAG GGATATGGGATGACAGAAGCAGGACCACTTGCCATTAGCATGGCATTTGCAAAAGTACCCTCTAAGATTAAACCAGGTGCATGCGGAACCGTTGTGAGAAACGCCGAGATGAAAATCGTGGATACAGAAACGGGTGATTCACTTCCAAGAAACAAACACGGTGAAATTTGCATAAGAGGCACAAAGGTCATGAAAG GATATCTAAATGACCCAGAGGCTACAGAGAGAACTGTAGACAAAGAAGGATGGTTACACACAGGAGATATTGGTTtcattgatgatgatgatgaactcTTCATTGTTGATCGGTTAAAGGAATTGATCAAATACAAAGGATTCCAAGTGGCTCCTGCTGAGCTTGAAGCATTGTTGATTGCCCACCCAAACATTTCTGATGCTGCCGTTGTAGG CATGAAAGATGAAGCTGCAGGGGAAATTCCAGTTGCATTTGTTGTAAGGTCAAATGGTTCTGAGATCGCCGAGGATGAAATCAAGAAATACATTTCACAACAG GTGGTTTTTTACAAGAGAATAGGTAGAGTTTTCTTCACGGACTCTATTCCTAAAGCACCCTCAGGCAAAATTCTGCGAAAGGTATTAACTGCAAGACTTAACGAAGGTTTGGTGGTGGCCAATTAG